A window of Streptomyces gilvosporeus contains these coding sequences:
- a CDS encoding VIT1/CCC1 transporter family protein produces the protein MSVLEIMDSAAPTHVAHRDNHTHRDVNGGWLRPAVFGAMDGLVSNLALMTGVAGGSVAPGTIVLTGLAGLAAGAFSMAAGEYTSVASQRELVQAELDVERAELRAHPKDELDELAALYVSRGVEPELARQVAEQLSRDPEQALEIHAREELGIDPSDLPSPAVAAISSFGSFALGAILPVLPYLLGATALWPAVLLALVGLFACGAVVARVTARSWWFSGLRQLALGGAAAGVTYILGTLFGTAIG, from the coding sequence ATGTCAGTCCTGGAGATCATGGACAGCGCGGCGCCGACGCATGTGGCGCACCGTGACAACCACACGCACCGTGACGTCAACGGCGGCTGGCTGCGCCCCGCCGTCTTCGGCGCGATGGACGGGCTGGTCTCGAACCTCGCCCTGATGACCGGTGTCGCCGGCGGCTCCGTGGCGCCGGGGACCATCGTGCTGACCGGACTGGCCGGTCTGGCCGCCGGTGCCTTCTCGATGGCCGCGGGGGAGTACACCTCGGTCGCCTCGCAGCGTGAGCTGGTGCAGGCCGAGCTGGACGTCGAGCGGGCCGAGCTGCGCGCGCACCCCAAGGACGAGCTGGACGAGCTGGCGGCGCTGTACGTCTCGCGGGGCGTCGAGCCGGAGCTGGCCCGGCAGGTGGCCGAGCAGCTCTCCCGCGACCCCGAGCAGGCGCTGGAAATTCACGCTCGCGAAGAATTGGGAATAGACCCGTCCGACCTTCCTTCGCCCGCCGTCGCCGCCATTTCTTCCTTTGGTTCCTTTGCTCTGGGCGCGATTTTGCCTGTGCTTCCCTATCTTTTGGGAGCCACGGCATTGTGGCCGGCGGTGCTGCTGGCGCTGGTCGGACTGTTTGCTTGCGGGGCGGTCGTGGCACGCGTGACGGCCCGCTCGTGGTGGTTCAGCGGGCTGCGCCAACTGGCCCTGGGTGGCGCGGCCGCGGGTGTGACGTACATCCTGGGAACGTTGTTCGGAACCGCCATAGGGTGA
- a CDS encoding ADP-ribosylglycohydrolase family protein yields MLGLAVGDALGAPAENMKPSQIRRRWGRIEGFVEDDPAGTDDTEYAIFSGLLLAAHGAALTVADVEAAWHQWIADRDEVPFRGAGFSERGTLENLRRGLAAPISAQHRHAWSDGLAMRAAPFGVFAAGRPAEAARLVAVDGTVSHDGEGIHGGRAVAAGVAAAMTAADPTAVAVDAVIAAALSVIPEDSWTARSLRRAVGAARSCRPGPGSTPLDTERAVRSAVVVGGYPWTDLAPEAVGLAFGAFAAARGDFTGSVLTAVNMGRDADTTAAVAGALAGALGGAAAIPPAWAAAIGPARGSCLPSMAGHHVLDIAELLTPAGAAV; encoded by the coding sequence ATGCTCGGGCTGGCGGTGGGCGATGCGCTCGGCGCGCCCGCGGAGAACATGAAGCCCTCGCAGATCCGCCGGCGCTGGGGCCGTATCGAGGGCTTCGTCGAGGACGATCCGGCCGGTACGGACGACACCGAGTACGCGATCTTCTCCGGGCTGCTGCTGGCCGCCCACGGTGCGGCGCTGACCGTCGCCGATGTGGAGGCGGCCTGGCACCAGTGGATCGCGGACCGTGACGAGGTCCCGTTCCGCGGTGCGGGCTTCAGCGAACGCGGCACCCTGGAGAACCTGCGCCGGGGGCTCGCCGCCCCGATCTCGGCCCAGCACCGGCACGCCTGGAGCGACGGGCTGGCGATGCGCGCGGCGCCGTTCGGGGTGTTCGCGGCGGGGCGGCCCGCCGAGGCCGCCCGGCTGGTGGCCGTCGACGGCACGGTCAGCCACGACGGGGAGGGGATCCACGGCGGCCGGGCGGTGGCCGCCGGGGTCGCCGCCGCCATGACCGCCGCGGATCCCACCGCCGTCGCGGTGGACGCGGTGATCGCCGCCGCGCTCTCCGTCATCCCCGAGGACTCCTGGACCGCCCGCTCGCTGCGCCGCGCGGTCGGCGCCGCCCGAAGCTGCCGGCCCGGCCCCGGCAGCACCCCGCTGGACACCGAGCGGGCGGTGCGCTCGGCGGTCGTCGTCGGCGGCTATCCCTGGACGGATCTGGCCCCCGAGGCCGTCGGACTGGCCTTCGGGGCGTTCGCCGCCGCCCGCGGGGACTTCACCGGGTCGGTCCTGACGGCCGTCAACATGGGCCGCGACGCCGACACCACGGCCGCGGTCGCGGGCGCCCTGGCCGGGGCGCTGGGCGGCGCCGCGGCCATCCCCCCGGCCTGGGCCGCCGCCATCGGCCCGGCCCGCGGCAGCTGTCTGCCCTCGATGGCGGGCCACCACGTCCTGGACATCGCGGAGCTGCTCACGCCCGCCGGCGCCGCGGTATGA